The Lacerta agilis isolate rLacAgi1 chromosome 14, rLacAgi1.pri, whole genome shotgun sequence sequence CTGTGGTATTCTCGGGCACAGAAATACATGGCCAAATCTGCAGCTGTGAGGGTGTTCAGCTGGAGGGAGACGTCGTTCTTGGAGTTGTCTAAAGAAATGGTTGCACGGTTCTTCAGAGAAGGGGCATACCACTTTCCCCCATCATAGGGGTATGTGCTTGCAATCCATTCTAGCCCTTTCCCAGGTGCTTGGCGCACCCAGTGCCACACACAGTGCTGAGTGGAGATGGAGAAACCTGTGACCTTACAGAGAAGGCTGAGGTTCTCTCCTGCCTCACCATTCCTGACCCAGACAATACAATCTGAACGTCTGAGAGGACCCCTAAAAGCAGAGAATGTCTCAATTAATGTTTGAGCGCTATCCAGTCACCTCCAATACTTCTCAACTTTCCACCGAAAATACACTTACATTTCGGGAAGGCCGCCAAAGAAAACAAGAATAAGAAAAACTTCATAACGTTAATGAAGTAATGTCCTAGTGATTTGGGGAGTGGAAGCATGTGAAACTTTTATATTGAAGGAGATTCTTTTGAAACCTCCTGGAGATATTTGCATGAGGCCTCCTCAGTGGCTCATGATACATAAAGAGGGTATTTGGAAACAGGTTTGGCATCAAAGTTTATTGATGGCTTTGCCACTGCTTCAATGCAAACACGTGCATCGAGATAATTTGTAATGGGTGGTGTATGGGTGGAATGTAAAATCCAGTATTTTGGATGTGGAGGGTGCTTTGAAAGGGTTTTGGTACTAGTGACAGATTTTTATTTCTGCTGGTGGTGGCTGTCCTTGGTTTTCAGCCCATTGCCTCATACCATGAGGCCACACTCACCATGCAGTTAAAGCACTGTATCACCATTTTAAAAATGCGTAGGTTCCCTCAAAGcattatgggagctgtggtttgtggaAAGTGctaggagttgttaggagacccctattcccctccaagagctacaattcccagagtcagttcctcttcccagggagctctgggaattgtatctctgggAGTGGGAATAttgttctcctaacaactcaggtagggacccaggtggcgccatgggttaaaccacagagtctagggcttgctgatcagaaggttggcggttcgaatcctcgtgacagggtgagctcccgttgctcggtcccagctcctgcccacctagcagttcaaaagcacgtcaaagtggaagtagataaataggtaccgctccggcgggaaggtaaacggtgtttccgtgcgctgctctggttcgccagaagcggcttagtcatgctggccacatgacccggaagctatacaccggctccctcggccagtaactcaGGTACATTTCCCCACCATGAATCATTATCCAAGGACTGAAGAAACAGAGACAAGTGTGGGAAAGTCTCTCAGGTAGTCAATCTGTCCTGGGATTTGTACATAAACAGTTATCATGGAAATGTCTAAAAAAGACTCACAGCTGAAAACAGCAACAGTACTTGGATTGTGGATTTATTTCAGTTGCAGCTGAAGGCATCCTGCATTTGCCACACCATGCCTGCCCCCTTGTGAGAAGcaggaggaagaattgaagagTTCACTATTACAGTAGATAtacccttcccccccaaaaagccctgTCTGTTGGGGTCCCTAGCTTCAGAATCCATATTTTATAGTTAAAGTGATCAGAGAACAGCATGAGAGAattaacccccccctcccccaaaaaagtttatactaaaaagaaagaaagaaagaataagaatTCACCAAGCAAAGTTACGGCCACCTGGAAACAGCCTCATGATTCACCAGGGAAACTTAAAGTGATGATAAAACAGCAACAGAATTCATCAACAAAGTGAAAGAGATAAGAAAACAGAATCAGAATTTAGAATTCTGAACTCTACTCACCACACCTATGAGTGACATGTACACTCAGAGCTAAGGGAAATGTGACATAAGCCATGATTCATTGGCTGCTGGTGGGATTCTGATTCCATTTCCCATCCTCCTGTAACTGCCGCTTTTGAGGAGACATCAACCAACATGGGAAAATGAAAGAGCCTGAAATACAGAGCTGTGTTTTACATCCTTTTCCTGAAACGTAGAGCTAGTGATACCAGGCTGTTGGGACAGGGCTGAGCTGCGAACATGGAGCAAGAAAAGAACTGAAGCAAACACACAGTACATGGTGCGGAAATTGAGAATAAATGAAGATCTGAGCCTATCGTTCTTGCctggttaaaaaataataatacagaaggTAATTTAAAAGAACTTGTGTAGACATGTAAATGATGATGGATCTCTGAATTTACAAGGCCCTCTGCTATTGAGTTGACAGTACCCCCTGCTGTCCTCTGTACAGACCAAGTGGTGTggtgggaagaaagaaagaaaaaaccttcCTTGATTCTGGATAGAGAATAGCAGCCATCTTGATTCTCTCATTTCTTTCTGTGGAGGAAGACAGGATGATGGTCACTAGAGACACTGCTGACAAAAACTTCGGGATCACTCTCTCAGAGCTGCGAAACCTCATGGAATACCGCAAGTCTGAGGCAGTGGAGAAAATAAAGGAACTTTATGGTGATATCTCTGAAATCTGTAAACGACTGCGGACTTCACCCACACTTGGAATAGTTGGTAGCAAAGCAGAAATAGAGCTACGGAAAGCTGTATTCGGAAGCAACTTTATACCACCCAAGAAGCCCCTAACTTTCCTGGAATTAATGTGGGAAGCACTCCAGGACATGACGCTATGTATCTTAGAAGCTGCAGCCATCATCTCCTTGGGACTCTCTTTTTATAAACCACCTGGAGGGAATAGTGCAGCATGCCAGGCAGAAGCCCCcggaggggaagaggaagaggaggaggctgacTGGATCGAAGGGTTTGCAATACTTTTATCTGTCGTGTGTGTGGTGTTGGTAACTGCCTTCAATGACTGGAGTAAGGAAAAGCAATTTAGGGGGTTGCAGAGTCGCATTGAAAGTGAGCAGAAGTTTACTGTCATCAGGCACGGGGAATGCAAGCAGGTGCTAGTAGCCGAATTAGTGGTTGGGGACATTGCACAGATCAAATATGGTGACCTTTTGCCAGCTGATGGTTTGCTTATCCAGGGGCACGATCTGAAAGTTGATGAGAGCTCCCTCACAGGGGAATCAGATCACGTCAAGAAGTCATTGACAGTGGACCCGATGTTACTTTCAGGTACCCATGTGATGGAAGGCTCTGGGAAAATGGTTATTACAGCTGTGGGCATAAACTCACAAACAGGGATCATCCTCACTTTACTCGGAGTCGGAGACGACCAGGCAGAGAAGAAGCACAAAAATTCAGGGGACTTGACTCCTGGGCACAGCAAGGAATCTGCCCCAAAGCCCCACAAAGCGTCTGGAAACCAAGTTGGGGACGAGGAAAGTGCCCAGAAGCATGCCTCACACCCGAAAGAAAAATCAGTTCTGCAAGCAAAACTCACACGGTTAGCCCTTCAGATTGGCAAAGCAGGTCTGGCAATGTCAGTGATCACGGTCCTCGTCCTTATCATTTTTTTCCTGGTTCAAACCTTTGCAATTGAGAAGCGTGTTTGGACTGTTGAATGCACGCCGATTTATATACAGCATATCGTGAAGTTCTTTATAATTGGAGTGACCATTTTGGTCGTAGCTGTTCCAGAGGGCCTGCCACTGGCTGTCACCATCTCCCTTGCCTACTCTGTGAAGCAAATGATGAAAGATAATAATCTCGTGAGGCACTTGGACGCCTGTGAAACCATGGGTAATGCAACTGCGATCTGTTCTGATAAAACGGGGACCTTGACCATGAACAGAATGGCAGTAGTCCAAATTTTTATTGGTAGCGCACATTATAAAGTTATCCCCATCCCTGAAATGATTCGGCCCACCACAATGAGTTACTTGCTTGAAGGCATTGCTGTAAATTGTGCTTATACATCTACAATCATGCCTCCAGAAAAGGAAGGAGGACTCCCTCGCCAAATTGGCAATAAAACAGAATGCGCCTTACTTGGTTTGCTGTTGGACCTGAACCAGAATTTCGAGGCTGTAAGGGCCAAGATAACGGAAGAAAAACTGCACAAAGTGTACACCTTCAATTCTGACCGGAAATCGATGAGCACAGTGTTGAAGAAACCCAATGGCAGCTTTCGGCTGTACAGCAAAGGAGCTTCTGAAATACTGCTTATGAAATGCACCCGCATATTGGATGCCAATGGGCATCCAGGACCTTTTTccaaaaaagacaaagaaaatgtGATCAATAATGTGATTGAACCAATGGCCTCTGAGGGACTCCGCACCATAGGCCTGACATACAAGGAATTTCCAGCTGCCTACTCAGAACCCAACTGGGACGACGAGGATGAGATTTTCAAGGACTTGACCTGTATTGCAATTGTAGGCATCGAAGATCCGGTGAGACCTGAAGTTCCTGACGCAATAAGAAAATGCCAGAAAGCTGGCATCGTTGTACGTATGATTACTGGGGATAACATCAACACAGCTCGGGCGATTGCTACAAAATGTGGCATTATGAGGCAAGGGGAAACCTCTGTGTGCATGGAGGGTCACGATTTTAATCGGCTGATACGCGGTCCAGATGGAGAGATTAAACAAGAGCTAATAGACAGAGTTTGGCCTACTCTTTGTGTCCTTGCAAGGTCCTCACCTGCTGACAAGTATAACTTGGTCACAGGGATCATTAACAGCAACATCACGGAACAAAGGCAGGTGGTAGCAGTGACTGGAGATGGTACCAATGACGGGCCAGCGTTAAAGAAAGCCGACGTTGGCTTTGCAATGGGCATTGCTGGAACTGATGTCGCCAAAGAAGCTTCTGATATCATTATCACCGACGACAACTTCTCAAGCATCGTCAAAGCTGTCATGTGGGGTCGGAATGTGTATGACAGCATCTCCAAATTCCTTCAGTTTCAGCTCACTGTTAACGTGGTAGCCGTTGTAGTCGCTTTTACTGGGGCGTGTGTCACCCAGAATTCCCCTCTGAAAGCTGTTCAGATGCTGTGGGTCAACCTCATAATGGATACTTTTGCTTCTCTTGCTTTAGCAACAGAAAAGCCAACTGAAGCTCTGCTGGCACGCAAGCCTTATGGGAGAAATAAGCCTCTTATCTCCCGCACGATGCTGAAAAACATTTTGTTCCACGCGATTTACCAGATGGCCGTTGTATTTTCCCTTGTTTTTGCAGGCGAAAAGTTCTTTGATATCGAGAACGCGAGAAATGTGCCCATGAATTACCCTCCTACCGAGCATTACACCATTGTATTTAACACATTTGTAATGATGCAGATTTTTAACGAGGTCAACGCCCGGAAGATTCATGGGGAAAGGAATGTTTTCTCGGGGATATTCAGTAATACCATTTTTTGCTTTATCAGCGTGGGAACGTTGGTCGTACAGGTCATGATTGTTCAGCTTGGAGGGAAGCCCTTTAGCTGCACAAAGCTTTCACTGGAGCAGTGGTTGTGGTCCATCTTTTTTGGCCTAGGGACATTGATATGGGGACAATTGATCGTATACATCCCGAATCGTTATCTGTGGTTCCTGCCAACGTTTGGTGACAAACCGCCAAAAGAGGACATGACTCAAGTAGAAGAAATGTATGAAGAGATTGACTATGGTGAGCTGGAAATGCGCCGAATCAGCCAGTCCTCATGGTGTAGGGGTGTGAACAGAGTACAAACTCAGTACAAAGTAGTAAATACGTTCCGTACTCCCCCTTATGAGTTACACCGCTCAGCTAGTAATAAAACCATCTAACAGAACACAAGTAGTGATTCTGAAAACTCCTTCACTTGTTgctgctgttgattttttttttaaaagagagttttATGCACAGTAGCTCTAGTAAGAAACAGATAGGAATTTCTCCAGCACGGTGAGCatgacacatttttttaaagctctctgACGAAATAGAAATGAATTTACTAGAAGATACTGGTGGTGCGGGTGGATGTAAGCAGCCAAAATAGCAACTCAGCTCAACCTTACCTCCTAGATGGGTCCGAATATTATGTTAGCAGACCTTTGCTGGATCTTGAGACTTTAAATGTACTTTTTTTGCACGGGGTGTCTTCAAAACAGTGCTGAAGTGCCTCTCTCTGTCCCCTACCTctgtatatagatagatagatagatgaatatTGCATAAGCTTTTAGTTTGGTGCCTGTTCATGCTTTCAACTGATATCAAATGGCTGAGTTGCTCGAGGCCCTCAACTGCCTACTTGGAAATGTGCTGTTTCCCTCAGTATTTcagaccattattattatttttatagctgCTGGGCTCCTATTCGTATGAGAGTCGAGATGGGATAGATCTGTCTACAAGTAGGCTAAGTGTATTTGCTTGTTGTTCTTAATAGTTGCTTATGGGAGAAGATGATTAAATAATAAAGATtgctttaaaaaactttttataataaaaagaATCCAGTCAAATATGTTGTAAAGCCTTAGGACTGTAGGATTGCGAGGCAACTCAGacgtcatctagtctaaccccttccTATTGCGGGAATCCGGCTGCTGCAGCATCCCAGAGATATGGCCGTAAAGACTCTGCTTAAAAATGTTCCTCTGTAAATCCCCCGGGTGCACACCCAAGTGAAGCCTGCCGGCTCTGTTGGGCCTGTCCCTTGAAGAGTGCCCACCTCCATGGCTGCCTGCAATTGGTCTAATTGAGATTCAGTTCTCCTGGCCAGTAAGGAGACCTTTTCTGGCTCCTGTTGGCTAGGGAAAAAAAACTCCGTACAGCCATCACCTGCTGAGACAGCATTCAGGGTAGGTGGCAGCTGACCTggaatgcagaccctccaagtgtcctattttccagggacatccccaatttagagaagccgtctcaatttctgatttcatcctggaatgtcccacttttccttgggatgtccctattttcattggagaaacgttggacggtatggagttatccaatctccaagacgtctgaaggcaatcATGTATAgggaaaggttaaaaaaaaaagtttgatgttttattatgtttttatatatgttggaagttgcccagagtggctggggcaacccagtaagatgtgttgagtataaatagtaaaattatcattatggaatgggacgtccctaatttcatcggagaaatgttggagggtatgggaatgCCACTTTGTTCAGTTCATAATGCAGGACAGCAGACTTCAAAGAGCTGAGTCAAGTGACGCAGCGGAGGGGAGACACATATAGCATAGGCTACTAGCAGAACTCCCTCAACTCTCAACGCACAagagagcctgctggaacagcacaaaggcccatctactccagaaTCCTGTTTTTGCAGTGGCCAGATACCTATgttgcttattaaatttgtatatctcCCTATATCTATCtatgtagatctcagggtggtcacaacataaaattacaatataaaaaatacaaaacatcataaaaataagaacaaaagcgAGCCAATAATCTCCCCCTCCCATAATACGGTTAccagatttctctcccccccccccatgaatccggggacacttttttcttttcttttcttttttgaagctgagtagcaacagggagtcaatAGTGgagatggtgaggcaaaagaccctgggcaaAAGAACAggaggtgcaaagcccttctttcgcaccctgtgaaacataaatgcacagagtttttaaaaaactgggcaacgggcACCCTCCCGcgactcctgagcctcccccaaTCAGTCAAAAGCAAGGGGGAAGGAGATCTGTACCGCCCGACATCCCCGGTTCCCCTTCGGCAGTGGTGGCGGCAGTGTcagtcagcagcccggagccagcctggtaccgcagttggctctggctggcttcaggagctgctcgctgccgtggcgcccaccatttttcttctccggaagtccccatataatGTGTTCTGGCAGCGAGCAGCTGCTGAAGCCAGCCAGAggcaactgcgctaccaggctggctccgggttgctgaggctgctgctgctacatttcccagggacagatttgcaaatctggggacattccagggacagaatttgtctggggactgatttgcaaatccggggactgtccctgggaaccggggacgtctggtaaccgtaccataacacatttaaaaaggcatCAGGTGTACTATGCCTATTTGTCTGTCTATCATTCTGCCATTTAACTCATCCAGTGGTGTGCCCTCTAGAGTCCATGTGTGTCTACTGCAGAATTTCATTTGCTCTTGCCATCACCCGATCTTCTCATCCTACCCAAATTCCTCCTGCCTTTTCTTTCTAACAGCACTTCTTCCTGTCTCCAAACTCCACCACCCTCTGTCTTTATGttccagagatggggagcctccTGTTGGCTGTTGGACACAACTTCCACCATCTCCAACCATTGTTTGTGCTAGAGGAGGTTACTAGTGTAACTGCTATTATCCAAATCCAGGGAAATTTGGAAAGTCAGAGGTTGCCAAACCATTGCTTAGGAGAACCAATTTCACCCAAGGATCACATGCTCCTTTTGGCAACCTCCTGAGAGCCACATGTCAAGGTCCAGAGACAAGAGTAGCCGTGACAGCAAATGTGATTATTAGTTTTGTACAGTAAACTAGCATCTGCCCATCTTTGCATATCCCCTTCAATCCTCCATTGAGATAACCAAGAGACTGTATTAGAATTCACAGGGATGTTCTACACAGGGagaatcatataactgtagattccagccccctgcaatgtaggaatcctgcccacagccatccctgggtggactcaaatcaccaaccttctggttagcagccaAACGCACCGTCCCATCCTCCAAAGGAGGGCAACATTTGTATGCAAAGTAGGATCAGTATGGGATGTAGCCTGGGatgagttccaagggccagataaagaggcCTGGGAGCATAAGATTCTCCAAATCTGGGTTATGGAGTAAGCAAAAAGAGCACCATGAAGAAACTCAGCTTCTGTGAGCAATCAGGAAGATAGCAGCAGGGGTGGCAAAATGGCTAGGCGATTATCAAACCAGGCTGAGCAGGGAATAAATCCCTCTGCCTTGGTTGTATGTGCCTGTgctgtaacggaaaatcccaggtgtggaactgcccaggcacctggcccttggggataagcccactggtttctgcggagttaaataaaaggagTCTGGCCACTGGAGCAAAGGACAaaacagggtttattgcgcaataggttagtcaaactgcacaccgggagcagcgttacaagaacttttaaaaactcctaccatatcccagaatacagtttggaaacggcattactacatcactaaaacatcatcactacaaaaggggagggttatacatgattaacatataggataaacaagattaacatatggggaaaacaaagcaatatcagggagatatcCCTGACCAAaggtgaatgggtgttaagtattggcaaggatatctTGAGCAcctatctgggagagaacaatgggattctggttgagggatattagcccagtggcttcctgaagcacccagagattacctgctgaggcacttccctgtgtacgtggtctctcgcctactggatcatggcagagagatgggttcccttaagggcagcactccgtaccccaatgagtttacttGGGAGGAgacttaggtgaccccccccctgtaatttccgtaacagtgcCCTGCCATATACTGGGCAGACAGTCAATGCAGGATTAAACCCTGTCTCCTCGTCCATCATAGGACCTCAGCAGTGACATCATCTGATGGGCAAGATGCCacagtttgggggaaatggcctcatgggacACATTGCAAAACCTGGTGGACCTAAATTAGACTAGTGGTTTCCTAGCTCTGATATAAAACATAGGCAGCCCATGTAAGGCACTGCCACAAAATATGTTTGTGGCCAACCAGCCTATGCATTTTAAAACTAATTCATAAAAGACAAAACTACCAATGACTAATAGTGAAGGCTATATGTTAGCTCCAGGTTCAGAAGCACCATGCCTCCAAATACCACTTCCAGAAATAAGCAGCAGGAAATTGCTATTGTCATGTACATGGAATCGGTGGTTGACCACTGTTGCAAACAGGAAGCTGGATTACATAGATATTTCATCCACTACAACAGGCCCCTTACTGTGTTGCTATCATGGGCAACTGGTTCCGGTTGTGCCATTGCCAGATCTAGGCTGAATATTTCATCACTTTTTTCTGATGCAACCCAAGGGCCAAAACTTGAAGCTGGTGTTTGCTCACTTGATTCTGTTGACTCTTCCTCCCAGTTACTTTGCCAtcagagagcggggggggggggggatttttacaAGTCGTGTCCGCCAGAGGCCAATATTTCGTCAAATGTTAATTATCTCCACTGCAATTATCTCAATCACTGTATTCCATTGTCTTGGCCAACTGTTTCCAGTGTATGGttgaaaaacacacaacaacaatgTATATGCAACTCTGATGTGGCTATAAATCCTTCCACATGTGTGATCCAGggcagggttggggtgggggggcacattTCAAGTTTTCTGCCACACAAGGCATATGTTTTCCAACTTTGTTGTTCTTGAAGATAAGACTGGTGCAGTTCTGACTACTGCCGTTCATtataattgaagaagaagaggaagaggaagaggaagaggaagaggaagaggaagaagaagaagaagaagaagaagaagaagaagaagaagttttccAGTTTCTCCTACTGTTCAGAAAGAGCACGAGATAAATCATGCAATGTGCTGAAAACGATCCCCTCCATGTTCCATACAGCTGGTACCAATCAGGGCACCTCATCATTGGTGGGATTGCCTCTCAGACCACATCTCCATTTTCCCAACTTGCCTTTAAAACACACCCTTCGGAAGAGCAGCCCTTTGATATTCCAATGTAAGTAACCCCCCCTTTCCATGTCATGTGAGCTTGAAATCTTTAATACAGGCACAGAACATGTCAAATGCATCCAACACATTGCTTTGTATATCCCAGGGCCCCTGCAGAACATTTGTTCAGTGAGGTTTCACCCTGAAAAGCTTCACAAGACTTACACAGAAGCTTTACATTATATGTTATTTATTGAGCTTTTGTCCTCATTAGTTTTCACGATGGTTTCGCACCTTTCCATCAATTGATCAGTATCACACAATTGCTCATGCATTTCCATTTCACTTCCCCTTACCATTTGTTTATCTCCTTAAAGAAAACAGTTATCCCccccataaatattttaaacattttttattaatGCACACCAAAATTTCAGGTATATGATTTAATCCCTAATCTCAAAATAGAGACTGACTAGAGGTGACCATAGGCATGTAAACATGCACATGTTGTGCCCAGACTTTCCCATTGCATAGTAAGGGAGACCTGTAATTGTGTGAATGTCTGATCTTGAAATGCGGGACTCAGTGTTGTCTCAAATCGTTCTGATTTTACATAtggagaaatgtattttttttcctgagcaataccaattattttttaaaaaagttgggaAAGGACAAGTATCTGAAAACGACACTCAGGCTGGGGAGTGGAGAATTGCAGTGAAGTGCATGAGATTCCAGCATACACTGACATGGGGGCATTATGGCAAAATAAAGGATTTCCCAGCCTTTTTTGATTGCTGAATTTTAGGAGATTTCCTGCCACAATGCACTTGTGTTATACCCCCTCCCCTATATTTTCCTATTATTCTGCAAAATGTATGGATTCTGAGCTAGGAAAATCCAACAAAGCACTTTCATTTCACTAAATATGACTCATTTCCAAAGGGTAACTCTTTCCAGGTGGTTCTATACACATTAAcacattctctttttttaaatacattattcAGATTCTTTGTCCTTGATTACCATTGCCATTTCTGACTATAGTTCACTTTCATAACCAttgggattttcttttttaagacaCACAATGGAAattcatgtatatatatatagtaataaGCACAATATGAGGTCAAAATTAAaattgctataataataataataataataataataataataataataataataataataataccccgtccatctggctgggtttaacattccaaaaaataaataaattacatgcaCTGTAGCATTTATAAAGGATCTGTGAATCTATTTGTAGTATGGTGACAAAgttctaccagcacatcctggctcTGGCATTCGCCATAAATGTCATCAATGAGAATCCCAAGATCTTACCCAATGTGACCCTTGGCTTCCACATCTGTGACAGCTACTATGATGCAAAAATGACCTATCGTGCCACTTTGGAAGTAGTCTGCAATCTGCACAGATTTGTTCCCAACTATAGATGTGCCACTCAGAAAAACCTAATAGCCCTTATTGGGGGACTCGTCTCTGATGTCTCCTACCACATGGCAGACATCCTAAGTCTCTACAAAATTCCACAGGTAAGATCTGTGCATTTTCTTAGCCTGATATCTGATATCTGTCTCATTGTGGGGTTGATTTTGTGattccaaaaaagagagagaaattatggACTGAAATATTTATATCTACATATATGAATAACCAGGCAAAATCATGTTTCAAGCACGTGGAGGAACAGAAAGAATGACTTAGAAACAGGTAGGTATATAGGAGTTATTCTCCATGGTTGTTGTCAGGGATCAACATCAACAATATTTGTTATAACGCTGTGAGTGTTAACCAAAGCTAGAAATGCATAAATGCATAAAAATGGATTTACATGCATTCAGGTACCCATCTACTATATCCCTAAAGCACATGTACATTTCCTTTCAGCTCGCTTATGGATCTTTTGCCGCAGAATTGAGTGATACAGCACAAGTTCCCTTCTTTTATAACATGGTCCTCAGTGAAGCCCATCAGCACCTGGGCATTGTACGGTTACTCCAGCATTTCAGGTGGACATGGGTTGGACTCATTGCTGTGGACAGTGACAGTGGAGATCATTTCTTACGTGCCATTGAGCTATTGTTTTCCAACAATGAAATTTGCTCCGCTTTCACACAAAGGATCCTAAGTCAAGGCCATACCTTTACTCCCGAGGAGATTGGAAGATTTGAGCTACATAAATATGCCAACGATCGAAAAGCCAGAGCAGTTGTGCTCTACGGTGAAACTATGACATACATGTTACTGAACACAATAGTAGCTTTGTCATTTACTGAGCTAAAGCTAGACCCATCTTTTACCAAGGTGTGGATTTTGACAGCCCAGATAGATATTGCAGTAACACCTCTTTTAAGGAGATGGGATTTTGGTTTTTTCCAAGGCGCCATTTCCTTTGCAATCCACTCAAATGAACCTCAAGGGTTCCAAAcgtttcttcaaaacagaaatcCTTACTCGCCACAAGGAGATGGTTTTCTCAGAGATTTTTGGGAGCAGGTTTTTGAATGTTCACTTCCAAATTCTCTGGGATTAatggatgataatgatgatgaacgCTGTACTGGGG is a genomic window containing:
- the LOC117058622 gene encoding plasma membrane calcium-transporting ATPase 1-like — its product is MMVTRDTADKNFGITLSELRNLMEYRKSEAVEKIKELYGDISEICKRLRTSPTLGIVGSKAEIELRKAVFGSNFIPPKKPLTFLELMWEALQDMTLCILEAAAIISLGLSFYKPPGGNSAACQAEAPGGEEEEEEADWIEGFAILLSVVCVVLVTAFNDWSKEKQFRGLQSRIESEQKFTVIRHGECKQVLVAELVVGDIAQIKYGDLLPADGLLIQGHDLKVDESSLTGESDHVKKSLTVDPMLLSGTHVMEGSGKMVITAVGINSQTGIILTLLGVGDDQAEKKHKNSGDLTPGHSKESAPKPHKASGNQVGDEESAQKHASHPKEKSVLQAKLTRLALQIGKAGLAMSVITVLVLIIFFLVQTFAIEKRVWTVECTPIYIQHIVKFFIIGVTILVVAVPEGLPLAVTISLAYSVKQMMKDNNLVRHLDACETMGNATAICSDKTGTLTMNRMAVVQIFIGSAHYKVIPIPEMIRPTTMSYLLEGIAVNCAYTSTIMPPEKEGGLPRQIGNKTECALLGLLLDLNQNFEAVRAKITEEKLHKVYTFNSDRKSMSTVLKKPNGSFRLYSKGASEILLMKCTRILDANGHPGPFSKKDKENVINNVIEPMASEGLRTIGLTYKEFPAAYSEPNWDDEDEIFKDLTCIAIVGIEDPVRPEVPDAIRKCQKAGIVVRMITGDNINTARAIATKCGIMRQGETSVCMEGHDFNRLIRGPDGEIKQELIDRVWPTLCVLARSSPADKYNLVTGIINSNITEQRQVVAVTGDGTNDGPALKKADVGFAMGIAGTDVAKEASDIIITDDNFSSIVKAVMWGRNVYDSISKFLQFQLTVNVVAVVVAFTGACVTQNSPLKAVQMLWVNLIMDTFASLALATEKPTEALLARKPYGRNKPLISRTMLKNILFHAIYQMAVVFSLVFAGEKFFDIENARNVPMNYPPTEHYTIVFNTFVMMQIFNEVNARKIHGERNVFSGIFSNTIFCFISVGTLVVQVMIVQLGGKPFSCTKLSLEQWLWSIFFGLGTLIWGQLIVYIPNRYLWFLPTFGDKPPKEDMTQVEEMYEEIDYGELEMRRISQSSWCRGVNRVQTQYKVVNTFRTPPYELHRSASNKTI